DNA sequence from the Chitinophaga flava genome:
TCCTGCTCCAGCTCTTTTAATTGCTGGCTCAGCATTTTCTCAGAGACACCCGGCAGATTCTCCCGTAACTGTACATAACTACGCTGTCCGAACTGATGCAAATGCGCCAGTATCAGCAGTTTCCATTTGCCTCCGATAAAGCCCAGCGTCACATCTACCGGACAGGTGTATGTTTTATCGTTTAAGGTTATCATAACCGGTATCCTACTTTTTGGTAAGTTATTGATCACCACCACAAAGCCACTTAGCTTTGTGATAGTCAATATCCATCATAAAAATATGAAAACACTCGTCACCATTATCACACTTTTCATTATGTACCCATTCACATCCACCACCTTCTCAACGGAAATCATCCGCTACAACATCCCGGAACAGGACCGTCCGCATTTTGAAGCAGCCTATGCTGAAGCCGGTAAATACCTGCAAGCCTCCCCGTATTGTTTAAGTTACCAGGTACTACATGGCAACGAAGAACCACAGCACTATATCGTAGTCATCCACTGGACCTCACAGACAGACCATCTGCAGGGATTCCGTAAAAGTCAGCAGTTCCCGCCTTTCTTCAACCTCGTAAAACCATTTTACAACAATATTGAAGAAATGAAACACTATGATCCTACTCCTATCCAATGGGTAAGAAAATAGCCTTTTTTCGCTAATTTAGAAACATGACAAACGACAAAAAAATACCCACACTATACGAATGGGCTGGCGGCATGCCGGTATTTGAAAAACTGACAGATACCTTTTATAAAAAAGTACTCGCAGATCCTTTACTAGAGCCCGTATTCAAACACATGAGCACGGAACACCAGCAACATGTAGCTCACTTCATCGCAGAAGTCTTCGGTGGCCCCAAGACCTACAGCGAACAGGAAGGATCTCATTTTAAAATGGTCCATAAACATCTCGGCAAACATCTCACCGAAGAACATCGTAAAAGATGGATAACACTACTCCTCGAAACCGCAGATGAACTGCAACTGCCCGATGATCCGGAATTCCGCTCCGCGTTTGTAGGATACATCGAATGGGGTACCCGTATTGCTGTGATCAACTCCCGGGAAAACACGTTGGATATGGATAAGGAACAACCCATGCCTAAATGGGGCTGGGGTGAGACAGGTGGACCGTATATACCTTAATACTGTTCAGGGGCTGATGCTTTATATACATCAGTCCCTGAACAGTATTTATTGCATTTTATTTTTTCTCTCTAAAGAAAACATACCATAAGAACTTTCATAATCAGGTCAGTTACAATTGGAAGAAAACTGTTTTGTCCTGAAATAGATTTACATCAAATATGTAAATCCATTTCAGGACAAGACAGTTAATCATTCACGCTGTCTATGTAACTCTTCTATATACAATTCTGCATCATAGAAGGTTAAATCACCATTATAACTTAATTCAACTAAACATTTATCTACTGTAAATAAACCTGAATCATATTCAACGTATTTACCAATCCCTACTATTATATAATAATGTAGTCCTCCAATAACATCATAGTCCACAATATACTTAATAACATGAATGTCATCTTTTTGACTTAAAATTTGTTCCGTATAAATATTAGTACCAATATTTGGTATAGATACACAGTATTCTCCGTTACTATTTATTGTGTAATCCCTATCATTACAATAACCAAACAAGTCTAACCGTAACTTTTCAAGAGTAAAGCTACTTTGAAGAATTTTTTCTATTTCCATTGAATGCATTAATAAACAATATATTCATTCATTCCCCCTTCATCGTCTATATGCCTTATCATATTCAAACAGGGAAACACAACCAGATAATCACCATACTCAAAGAACTCCCTGTTGAAATAATCCTCGTACCAGTTGGCAAAACTGGTCATCTCATTTATAGACAGGGCAAACACCCACTTCTTCACATGTCCTTCATCAGAAATTAATAAGATACTTTCCCGCTCTCCTACCGACGGAAAGAAAAAGTCAGCAAAATCCAGTAGGGTCAGGTCTTTATTGGCGTTCCATCCTTCTATCGCCTTTCGCTCGATCTTCTTAAACCGGAGCCCCAACATTGCATCAAACAAAGCGTTGCTGCTGATAAGGTCTTCATAAACCAGAAAATCTAATTTAGTATTTCGAAGCCGCCCAATAGCCTCTTCCCTGGAAATAATCCAATCCATATTCAGTTGACATTGCAAAATATTAATAACACTACATTACTCACGGTAAAGGGAATACGAAAGTCCAACCCTCCAAAAATATCAATAAATCATAATATTACCTACCATAACAAATAATAAATATCTTTATCTCCCACCACGTCCTAATCCATCATTTCGACAACAACAGTATGAAAACAATGAAACGCCTCTCCTGGCTGCTGCTGGCTTTTATTGCCAACTCCAGCTTCGGACAGAAAAAACAGCCCAACATCATCTTCATCTTCTCTGATGATCATGCCTATCAGGCTATCAGCGCTTATGGCAGTACACTGGCGCAAACGCCCAACATCGATCGTATCGCCCGCCAGGGCACGTTGTTTAAAAATGCGCTGGTCACCAATTCTATCTGCGGCCCCAGCAGGGCCACATTACTGACCGGTAAATACAGTCACGTAAACGGCTACACGCTTAATGAAAAAAAATTCAATGTCGGACAGCAGCTGTTCCCTAAACTGTTGCAACAAAACGGATATCAAACAGCATGGATAGGAAAATGGCATCTGGGGAATCTCCCTGAGGGCTTCGACTTCTGGCGTATCCTCAACAACCAGGGCCAATACTACAATCCTGATTTTATCAGTCCTACTGACACCACAAAAGTAGAAGGGTATGTCACCAATATCATCACACAATTTTCAGTTGACTGGCTCAATCACCGCGATACCTCCAAACCCTTCTTCCTGGTGGTAGGTGAAAAAGCTACTCACCGCGAATGGTTCCCCGATCTGCAGGACCTCGGCGCCTATGACAACAAAACCTTCCCGCTACCTCCCACTTTCCGGGATGACTATAAAAACAGAACTGCTGCTCAGAATCAGGACATGACCATCGACAAAACCATGCGCCTGAAAGAAGATCTGAAAGTACATGTCAACTACGAAAAGGGCATCTATGGCCGCTTTACACCGGAACAAAAAAAGGTATATCAGGCTTACTACGAAGATAAAATCAGCAAAGAGTTCGATGAGAAAAAACTCAGCGGCGACGCACTCGTGGAATGGAAGTACCAGCGCTACCTGAAAGACTACCTCTCTACCGCCCGTTCACTGGACCGCAACATCGGCGCCCTGCTCGACTACCTCGATAGAAACGGACTGGCAGACAACACGATCGTTATTTATGCTTCTGACCAGGGATTTTATATGGGAGAACACGGTTGGTTTGATAAACGTTTTATGTATGAAGAGTCCCTTCGCACTCCCTTTATCATCAAATATCCTGGCGTCACCAAACCCGGTAGTACAGTCAACCAGCTGATGCTGAATATAGACTGGGCACCTACCATCCTGCAGATCGCCGGCGTTAAGGTACCTGCGGATATACAAGGAACCTCTTTCCTGCCGCTCCTGCAGCCCAATACAGGTAAAGTCGCCTGGCGCAAGGCTGCTTATTATCACTACTACGAGTTTCCCGAACCACATCATGTATACCCCCATTTCGGTGTACGTACCGAACAGTATACGCTTATCCGTTTCTATGGCGCTGGTGATTCCTGGGAACTCTACGACCTGAAAAAAGATCCGCACCAGGTGAATAATATCTATGGCAATAAAGGCACCGAACAAATTACGGCCAACCTGAAAGCAACACTAAAAAAACTGATGCTGCAATACAAAGACGAGGAAGCGCTGAAAATACTCGAATCCCGCTAACCAGCGGCAGTCACGTAAAGCAGATGTACTTTACGTGACTGCCCTTTCCTTCAAAAGTCTGCTAAAAAAAGTACCTTCGACGGATGATGCAATCTCCCCTGACCTGGCATTTTAATATCGGAGACCAGAAAAAAGCCGCCTGGAGCACGGTGTTGATAGCCCTGGGTATCCTTGCTTTAATACTTACCGGCCTTATACTGAATGTAAACCTTACGCTGCTGATGATAACAATGCTTGTTATCTTCCTGGGTTCCATAATCCTGACCATCAAATGGATGTGGAGAAAAGAAACGATCACCCTTTATCACGACCGGATCGAGTCAGCATTATATGGTGTAATATATTTTTCAGAAATCAGAAAAATATCCAGCCCCTGGATGGCCAGCAGTACAGCTATCAAACTACACCTCGAAAAAAGAAAAGTATCCTGGGCCATGCTGAGAAGCAGCCGGGCCCTCATTCAGAATACGCTGGAAGAAGTCTCCGATTTCGAAAAATTCCTGCAGGAGCTGGAGCAGCGGCTTCAATTGCAGGAGAAAAAAAAGCCCAAAACGAACGATACCCATGCGGCGCCAGTCACTCAACTGCATCAAATCAACAATACCCGCAGGAGCCACACCGGCCTGATCATCGGTATCTCAGCGATATTCGGCCTCGTATTCCTCATCCGGGCCTGCCTTCCCCAATTCCGACATAACAGCCAGATCCGCAGTATGAAAACCGCATCAGAACAAATTTTCTACGAGCGCAAAAAACAAATAGACCAGCTGGTGGCCCAAAGACTGGAAAAAGAAGGCGGCGCTTTTTTGTATACCAACGATCACGCAGCTACGATAAAACTATTCCCTTATATCCACACAGACAATCCGCTCAACATCGACCTGTTTGAACACCTGGCTGCCATTAAAGACATGACCGCCATTCTGGCCAATCCCGATTCGGCTCAGCTGGATATCTTCATCATCAGTGGCGATAGTTCCATCCGCCGTATGCGGACTGACACCACTACCCGCCAGTTTTTTCTGCGGACGTATGATCCGTCACAACATATCCAGCCCAGCTACCTGAAACCCGGCGATACAACAGACATAAACAGCTACCCTGTCTTTGACATGAGCTGGAACGTAGTGCTCAGAGATACCGGCAATATTGTCAATGCCATCCGTCGGAGCATCCCCGCAGTAAATGTGATGTTCAGCCAGATAAGGCTGCGTCCTGCATTTTACCTCTACCTGACCGGCAAAGTCAAACAGGGCATGAATGAAGTGGCTTTTAGAGATGCAGTAACAGCGCTGAACCAACTGTTACATCAGAACAAGGTAGATACTTCAGGATTTGTATTCACCCGGATCTAGCCCGCCTGCGGGTGCTGAAAAGCCGGCATCGTTCAAATTCCGGCCAGTACAGCTGCAGGGCCACAATGATTTGTCCTAAATACTTTGCCAATTACGCTAAAAGATTTATCTTCGCCCGCTATGAGAGAAGCCGCATCAGCTTTGCTTTGATGCGGTTTTTTTATGGAGATGAATTAATTATAATTTCGAGTATTATACTGTGATATGAAGACGTACTTCCGACTTTTAGCTTTTGCGAGACCTATTAACAAATTTGCCATCCCCTATATCATCTGCACCTTGTTGTCCATTATCTTCAGTACGCTGAATCTGGCGCTGCTGGCTCCACTGCTGGCCACCATCTTCAGCAACGTAAAAGGAGTACCGGTAAAACCGACCAACTGGGCCGACATTTTCGCTGTTTTTAACTATTATACCGCCCTCGTTTTTAATAAATACGGCGCCGTACAAACGCTCCAGTTCGTATGTGGCTGTATCGTGGTGTCTGTGCTGCTGGGCAACCTGTTCCGCTATTTTGCAGACAAAACCATGGAAAGCCTCCGTATCCACACCCTGCTGAACCTCCGCCGCGCAGTGTTCAACAACGTGATGAACCTCCACCTTGGCTATTTCAGCAACGAAAGAAAAGGAGACATCATCTCCAAAATAGCTTCAGACGTTCAAACTGTCCAATATTCCGTTACCGGCACCCTCCAGGTGGTCTTTAAGGAGCCTGTTACCCTGCTCACCTATCTGGTGATGCTCTTTATCATCTCCTACAAACTCACTCTGGCATCCATGCTGGTAATACCAGTAGCTGGTTTCATCATCTCCAAAATTGTTAAAAAACTGAAAGAACATGCCGTAGAATCCCACCGCACCTACGGTATCATGATCAGCTACCTGGATGAAGCTCTCCATGGTATCCGTATCATCAAGGCTTTCAATGCGGTAAACTTTATCACCGACCGCTTTAACAACGAAAACCTGCGGTATTCCAAAATCGTGCGCGCCATGTCCAAAAGGCAACAGCTGGCGTCTCCGGTTTCTGAAACTCTCGGTGTGATCATGGTTGCCGGCATCGTACTGTATGGTGGTACCCTGGTACTCTCCAATCAGGGCGACCTCAGTGCGGCAGCATTTATCGCCTATATCGCCCTGTTCTCCCAGATCATGCGCCCGGCCAAAGCAATCTCTGCTTCCTTTACCAACATCCACTCCGGTGTAGCTGCCGGTGAGCGTGTACTGGAGCTGATCGACGAAAAACCCGCCATCACCAACGCCCCCGACGCCGTAAACATTACCGGCTTCGAAAAAAATATTGAATTCCGTGATGTAAACTTTGCCTACGGCGAAAAAGGCATCCTCAAAAATGTGAACCTGACGATTCCTAAAGGTAAAACGGTTGCGCTGGTAGGCCCTTCCGGCGGTGGTAAATCCACCCTGATGGACCTGATCCCTCGCTTTATCCAGCAGCAGTCCGGCACCATCCTCATCGATGGCCGCAACCTGCAGAGCGTTACCATGGAGTCTCTCCGGTCAATGATGGGCATCGTCAATCAGGAATCCATCCTTTTTAATGATTCCATCTTCAACAATATCGCTTTCGGTAAACCCGACGCCTCTCCCGCTGATGTAGAAGCTGCTGCCCGCATCGCCAATGCCCACGAATTTATTATGGGCACCGCCGATGGTTACCAGACCAATATCGGAGACAAAGGCTCCAGACTCTCCGGCGGACAAAGACAACGTATCTGTATCGCCCGCGCCGTACTCAACAATCCGCCGCTGATGCTGCTGGACGAAGCGACTTCCGCACTGGATACAGAATCCGAAAAAATGGTACAGGACGCTCTCAACAACCTGATGAAAAACCGTACCTCCCTGGTGATTGCCCACCGCCTCAGCACCATCCAGAACGCCGATCTCATCGTAGTGCTCGAAGGTGGACAGATCGTGGAACAGGGCTCACACCTCGAACTGCTGGCCCATAACGGTCTGTATAAAAAACTGATCGACATGCAGACTTTCTCCTCCAATAAGGAAGAAGCAGTGAACGAAACCAGATAGATTATCGACTATCTATATATTAATTTATCTGTATGTATATTTGCGATAATGATAAAGTCCAACGCTATCGATATCGTAGTTCCTTCTTTCCGGCTGACTGAAGAACTGCTGCTCAATATTATCCGGCTGGAGAAACCGGCAGGCTTTGAAGTAAATACCTATATAGTGGCAGACAACCCTGCCGCCGTCATTCCTGAAAAGCTGAAACAACTGGACCAGGCAGGGGAAATCCACCTGCTGGTCAATGAGGTGAACCTGGGCTTCTCCGGCACCCGCAACAGGGGCATCCGCGCTGGGCATGGCAAATGGATACTATTGCTCGATGACGATATTGTGCCGGAACCCGCACTGCTGAAGGCTTACGTGGCAGCTATACAGTCCAATCCCAACGTATTGGGCTTTGCCGGTGTCACTTATTTTCCGGAAGCAATCAATGCCGCCACACGCGCACTGGAAATCAACGGTTCGGTACACCATTTCAAATTAGCACTCTACTATCCTGAAATTACCTGGGCTCCTACCACCAACATGATGCTTAACCGGGAAAAACTGGACCCGGAACTCTTCGATACTAACCTGAAGGCTGGCGGGGAAGACGTAGACTTTTTTGTGCGCCACTGGCTGAAATTCGGGGAAAAATATCTGTCTGTACCAGCTGCAGCTGTCACCCACCCATGGCACGACAACGGGGCAATGCAAACCAGGCGCATGTTCCGCTATGGAATTGCTGCCAATCAGCTCTCCCACAAAGAACCCGAAAAAAAATATACTTACAGGGATTTCACCAATACACTGGAGACACTGCTGTTACTCATCTTATTAATGCCTGTTGCATGGATTACCGGCTATTTCCGGCTCTGGCTGTGCATCGCAGTGGCTGTACCAGTGGCAGAATATCTGACTAACTGGTTTAAAGCCATTTCAGTCGGGAAAACATTTTCACCAGCAGTGGCCTTTCAACTGATGTGGGTAAAAAACTGCTGGGAGGCCGGCTACCTTTATGATGCCTTATTTGCCGGCCGGTATGGTGGCTTTGCGAAAAGAATAGACATGGGATTTGTAAAGGAACATCCGTCTTCCTTCCGCACTAACAGATGGAAAATTGTAAAAACGGTACTGTTACTGCTCTTAGTGGTGATAGCCGTTTGTGCAGTAAGTAATTCCTCTTTTTAAGGTATCCAGGTATACACGGTAGTTGACATTTTCGTATACCCGGTCGTTGAGTGGGTGGTGAAGATGATAACATACCGCTTTCATCTTTACCTTCTTCTGGCTCAGTCCCGAATTGATAAAACGGGCCGCCAGTTCAATATCTTCATGTCCCCAACCCTTCAGTTCATTATTATAACCGTTCACCTTCAGGAAATCTTTCTTCCAGAAAGCGCAGTTACAACCGATCAGGTTACGGGAACGTTTACTCTTTTTTATCAGTAATGGCGCGAGAAACGGGATACGGAGCGCATTAAAGCGATTCTTCACACCGCGGCCAAAAGCTGTTACATTATCAAATTCGCCGGAACGCAAAAAATAACGGGTCTTGTCTTCCGGCAAAAGCACACGGCTACCACGGATATAAAATCCCTGCTCAGCCTCACTTCTATGATCTTTAATAAAGTCTTCGTGTAATACTATATCTCCGTCTATCTGGATGATGTAGTCAGAGTCAGTACCGGTAATAGCCTGGTTGATGATGATCGTTTTACGGAAACCCTCATCCGGATGCCAGAAATGTTTTACAGGAATATTGGTGCTCCGTTTGAACGCTTCAATAACATATCTTGTAGTATCTCCCGATCCATCATCAGCGATGATGACCTCATCAGGCAAAACACTTTGTCTCAGCACACTCTCCAGAACAAGTTTTAACGCTTCTGGCCAGTTGTATGTAGTTACCAATAAGGCCACGGACATGCTATCACCCATATATCTGAATCTTATATAATTTTTTGTAATTGTTGCTTCTCACTGTTTTCTCTCCCTGGACCAGTCAGCACCATCCTGATTAAAGCCCTCTTTCCACCGTTTATTTCAGCACAAGCAGATACACCTGTTACAGGTCTATCGTTGAATATACACAGTGAGTATTGTAGGTCCATCATCTGATTGTCTTTTGGTCAGTTAATCATTTAGCGATTATTCTATTGTAAGCTAACGAATTAAGGTCTTCATATGTTACACATACTTTCAGTACAAAAGGTTAAATTTTTCAATAAAGTCAAACATCATGAATGACAATAACGATTGAATGTACTTTTCACCCTTATTTTTAATGGCAATATAAAAAGTTTCTACAATTAAAAATATGGCAATTTTATGCAATTTATAATTAATTATCACAATGACATAATAATTTTTTTAACTGCATTAAAATCTCCGTTTTCCATTCAATGGGAAATCACTTAGCAACTATCATGCTAAGGTTACTCCCCTGCATCAATCTTCTTGATAAGCTCCTGCCTTACAGCTTCGGGCACATTGGCCAGTAGCTTGTAATTCGTAGCTTTTTCAATTTCCTCTATAGAAGTGAGATAAGCCGACCATTTCGTATTAACGTTATTGTTATTGGGCGTATTGACTGCAATAACACGGGTAGAACGGGAAATCCGCTTCAAATCATTGTTGCCCTCAGGCAATACCACAATCACTTTCCAGATCCTCGCCGGCACATTCACCCTGTTTCCGGCAATCTTTTTTGTCAGCCCCTTACTGCCCGTTCCGCCAGTACCATAACTTCCCATAATCACATACACTTCATTCCCTTCTCTTACCAGTGAACGGGTATAACCTTCCAGATTAGACCACAGATGCTGATTATGATTGGGTGCCTGTGGAATCATATTGGTCATCAGGAAGGTAGCTTCATTGGCATCGCGGCTAGCCGTCCGGTCGCCCGAAGGACAGTTATGACCACGGTCAAAACCACTGCCAATATAACTGGTTTGCGTCACCTGGAACCAATCATCCGGCACATCTGCATCCGGCCGGAAATCATTACCCCTGGCCATATCCCCCAGATCACGGGATGAAATATGCCAGCTTACCCAGTTAGGGGTCCCGTTATCACGGCTGTAAGACAATTTGTAATATCCTTTGTCCATCAGGTAATTGTTGACCATCGCCAGCGAAGCCGTGGCATTGCTCGGATTACCCAGCAACATATTATCATCATCGCCTGGTACCGCCCCTTCTGAAGGCTGCGTTACTACTGGCGCTTTGCCTCCCTCTTCTACCGCAAAGGCATCAAAGTTCAACCGGCTGCTCGTCTTATCCGTTTTCCGTATCGAAAAACGAATGGTAGCATTGGTAGTAGCAGTGAAAGTGGCCGTCTTCAGCGTATTGGAGCTGACACTAACGGTATTGCCTACTTTGGTATAACGTTGTCCGCGGTTCACTGATGCCCATAACTCCCACTCACCTTTTTCATCTTCTCCGTACAGCGCATATTTCACCGTAACTGTTACCGTTCCTTTCACAGCAACATCAAATTCCATATTCGCCATACCATTACTCCGGATGCGTAAGGCCTTTGTACCAACCTTATGATCTTCATCCAGGCCGCCGGTCACAGCATCCTTGAACTCCCAGCTACCGCTGCTGAGCGAAATTTCTTCTGTATTGTAATTGGTTTTACTGCCCTTTTCAAAGTCTTCCTGCAACAGATATTTTGCAGACTTCTTTTTCCCATGTCTGGAGGCAGATGATTTTTTTGAAGAATGAGTTTTCTCCTTTTCCTTTATCCCGGCTATTTTCCGGGAACAGGTAGTAACTATAAAAGTGGCAATGATCAGTATAACAGCTAAGGCTAAACTATTGCTTGATTTATTCGTCGATTTCTTCTTTGGCATAGGGCCGCGAAGATAATTATGATTAAACTGATTTCAATGCCTGCCGCTGCAAGATTTTTCCCACACAGCATTTCATCAGTTTTTTTTCTTCTGCAAGATTATCATGTAAAAAAACAACGCTTATCTCTCAAAGAAACAAGCGTTGTCAAATAAATAAAAAATTCATTTCTTCAAAACACTCAACAACAAACCTCCTGCATTTCACCAAACATTCTTCAACAAACATTATCCATCCTGTCTATCAACATTCATCATAGCTGCGTTCAATCATCATCATCCTTAGAAAAACAATTGCGACAATACATTTGTCGCATCATTTGTCTTTGGCTTAAGCCCCAGGAATTTGGTGTACTGCGTCGCTGTGAGCAACAGTTTAAGTTTGGAGAATAGTCCACTCTGCAGCAAACCAAACTTAGATGCATATGCCGCAGGGTTGCTTTGTTGTAAGGGTAGAATACCTGCTTTCCTTTGAATGAAGCTGGTGAGAAGATTGGATACCTTTGGCTGTTGTTCTGCTGTCAATCCCAGCGCTGGCGTTAATTTTGCAAGGATGCTACCTGATAATCCTCCGGCGTTACC
Encoded proteins:
- a CDS encoding winged helix-turn-helix transcriptional regulator — translated: MITLNDKTYTCPVDVTLGFIGGKWKLLILAHLHQFGQRSYVQLRENLPGVSEKMLSQQLKELEQDFLITKNILSKKPYRVEYALSEDGKSLAPLYEFVSDWGIRYLKKHGIDYIKDQHLYK
- a CDS encoding antibiotic biosynthesis monooxygenase family protein; the protein is MKTLVTIITLFIMYPFTSTTFSTEIIRYNIPEQDRPHFEAAYAEAGKYLQASPYCLSYQVLHGNEEPQHYIVVIHWTSQTDHLQGFRKSQQFPPFFNLVKPFYNNIEEMKHYDPTPIQWVRK
- a CDS encoding group II truncated hemoglobin codes for the protein MTNDKKIPTLYEWAGGMPVFEKLTDTFYKKVLADPLLEPVFKHMSTEHQQHVAHFIAEVFGGPKTYSEQEGSHFKMVHKHLGKHLTEEHRKRWITLLLETADELQLPDDPEFRSAFVGYIEWGTRIAVINSRENTLDMDKEQPMPKWGWGETGGPYIP
- a CDS encoding sulfatase family protein — encoded protein: MKTMKRLSWLLLAFIANSSFGQKKQPNIIFIFSDDHAYQAISAYGSTLAQTPNIDRIARQGTLFKNALVTNSICGPSRATLLTGKYSHVNGYTLNEKKFNVGQQLFPKLLQQNGYQTAWIGKWHLGNLPEGFDFWRILNNQGQYYNPDFISPTDTTKVEGYVTNIITQFSVDWLNHRDTSKPFFLVVGEKATHREWFPDLQDLGAYDNKTFPLPPTFRDDYKNRTAAQNQDMTIDKTMRLKEDLKVHVNYEKGIYGRFTPEQKKVYQAYYEDKISKEFDEKKLSGDALVEWKYQRYLKDYLSTARSLDRNIGALLDYLDRNGLADNTIVIYASDQGFYMGEHGWFDKRFMYEESLRTPFIIKYPGVTKPGSTVNQLMLNIDWAPTILQIAGVKVPADIQGTSFLPLLQPNTGKVAWRKAAYYHYYEFPEPHHVYPHFGVRTEQYTLIRFYGAGDSWELYDLKKDPHQVNNIYGNKGTEQITANLKATLKKLMLQYKDEEALKILESR
- a CDS encoding ABC transporter ATP-binding protein is translated as MKTYFRLLAFARPINKFAIPYIICTLLSIIFSTLNLALLAPLLATIFSNVKGVPVKPTNWADIFAVFNYYTALVFNKYGAVQTLQFVCGCIVVSVLLGNLFRYFADKTMESLRIHTLLNLRRAVFNNVMNLHLGYFSNERKGDIISKIASDVQTVQYSVTGTLQVVFKEPVTLLTYLVMLFIISYKLTLASMLVIPVAGFIISKIVKKLKEHAVESHRTYGIMISYLDEALHGIRIIKAFNAVNFITDRFNNENLRYSKIVRAMSKRQQLASPVSETLGVIMVAGIVLYGGTLVLSNQGDLSAAAFIAYIALFSQIMRPAKAISASFTNIHSGVAAGERVLELIDEKPAITNAPDAVNITGFEKNIEFRDVNFAYGEKGILKNVNLTIPKGKTVALVGPSGGGKSTLMDLIPRFIQQQSGTILIDGRNLQSVTMESLRSMMGIVNQESILFNDSIFNNIAFGKPDASPADVEAAARIANAHEFIMGTADGYQTNIGDKGSRLSGGQRQRICIARAVLNNPPLMLLDEATSALDTESEKMVQDALNNLMKNRTSLVIAHRLSTIQNADLIVVLEGGQIVEQGSHLELLAHNGLYKKLIDMQTFSSNKEEAVNETR
- a CDS encoding glycosyltransferase family 2 protein; translated protein: MIKSNAIDIVVPSFRLTEELLLNIIRLEKPAGFEVNTYIVADNPAAVIPEKLKQLDQAGEIHLLVNEVNLGFSGTRNRGIRAGHGKWILLLDDDIVPEPALLKAYVAAIQSNPNVLGFAGVTYFPEAINAATRALEINGSVHHFKLALYYPEITWAPTTNMMLNREKLDPELFDTNLKAGGEDVDFFVRHWLKFGEKYLSVPAAAVTHPWHDNGAMQTRRMFRYGIAANQLSHKEPEKKYTYRDFTNTLETLLLLILLMPVAWITGYFRLWLCIAVAVPVAEYLTNWFKAISVGKTFSPAVAFQLMWVKNCWEAGYLYDALFAGRYGGFAKRIDMGFVKEHPSSFRTNRWKIVKTVLLLLLVVIAVCAVSNSSF
- a CDS encoding glycosyltransferase family 2 protein, giving the protein MGDSMSVALLVTTYNWPEALKLVLESVLRQSVLPDEVIIADDGSGDTTRYVIEAFKRSTNIPVKHFWHPDEGFRKTIIINQAITGTDSDYIIQIDGDIVLHEDFIKDHRSEAEQGFYIRGSRVLLPEDKTRYFLRSGEFDNVTAFGRGVKNRFNALRIPFLAPLLIKKSKRSRNLIGCNCAFWKKDFLKVNGYNNELKGWGHEDIELAARFINSGLSQKKVKMKAVCYHLHHPLNDRVYENVNYRVYLDTLKRGITYCTNGYHH
- a CDS encoding DNA/RNA non-specific endonuclease encodes the protein MPKKKSTNKSSNSLALAVILIIATFIVTTCSRKIAGIKEKEKTHSSKKSSASRHGKKKSAKYLLQEDFEKGSKTNYNTEEISLSSGSWEFKDAVTGGLDEDHKVGTKALRIRSNGMANMEFDVAVKGTVTVTVKYALYGEDEKGEWELWASVNRGQRYTKVGNTVSVSSNTLKTATFTATTNATIRFSIRKTDKTSSRLNFDAFAVEEGGKAPVVTQPSEGAVPGDDDNMLLGNPSNATASLAMVNNYLMDKGYYKLSYSRDNGTPNWVSWHISSRDLGDMARGNDFRPDADVPDDWFQVTQTSYIGSGFDRGHNCPSGDRTASRDANEATFLMTNMIPQAPNHNQHLWSNLEGYTRSLVREGNEVYVIMGSYGTGGTGSKGLTKKIAGNRVNVPARIWKVIVVLPEGNNDLKRISRSTRVIAVNTPNNNNVNTKWSAYLTSIEEIEKATNYKLLANVPEAVRQELIKKIDAGE